Genomic DNA from Bartonella alsatica:
GAACCGTCTTCAGGAGCTTTTAGTTTCTTTGCATATAAATATTGGGGAAGATTGGCTGGCTTCATAACAGGTTGGAATTATTGGTTTCTTTATATTCTTGTGAACATGACTGAACTTACAGTGATTGGGTTTTACCTTGATCATTGGGTTTCGATTGATCATTGGAAGTCATCCTTCACTGTTCTTTTGTTTGTTACATTAATTAATTTGTTTAATGTTCGTTTTTATGGAGAATTTGAATTTTGTTGCGCTTTGATCAAAGTTGCTGCTGTTATTAGTATGATTATTTTGGGGATTTTTCTCATTATTACTGGAGTAGGGGAAAGCCCAGCGAGTGTTCATTATCTTTGGGATCATGGCGGTTTTTTTCCTTATGGGGCAATAGGGGTTGTTTTGGCGACTTCTGTAGTAATGTTTGCTTTTGGAGGCACCGAACTTATTGGTATTGCTGCTGGAGAGGCAGCTAATCCACAAAAAACAATACCAGCGGCTATTCGTCAAGTTATGTGGAGGATTATAATTTTTTATATTGGTTCTATCAGCGTTATTATGATAATCAGTCCATGGAATATAATTGGGAAAAACGGTAGTCCTTTTGTCACAATTTTTGAAACTATAGGAATCCCTGCACCTGGTCATATTTTAAATTTTGTGGTTATTATGGCTGCTATTTCTGTTTATAATAGTGGCATTTATTCTAATGGTCGTATGCTTTATAGTTTAGCCATACAAAAAAATGCACCACATATTTTCAGTAAACTGAGTACTGCTCATGTTCCTTATGTTGCTATCCTTTTTTCATCATTCTGTACGGCTATAATTGTTGTTGTGAATACTCTTATCCCTGATAATAGTTTCATGCGAATCATGGCTCTTGCAACTGCGGCAGCAGTTATTACTTGGGCCATTATTATTATTGTTCATTTGAAATTTCGAAAAGCACATAGGAATAGAAAAAAGGACTTTATATATGCGTTTGGTTTATATCCTTACGCTAATTATCTTTGCCTCTGCTTTCTTGCTTTATTATTTTTCATTATGTTTGTAAGTGGCTTTGGAAACAATGGATTAATGGGGCGACTTTTTGAGATGATCGGAATAAGAATATCTTTTTTTGAAACATATATCTCTGTTCAGATGCCTGATATGAGTTTGGCAGTTATTATTATTCCTCTATGGTGCTTGTTTTTATTCTTGGGCTATAAACTTAAACGGTAGCGATATAAGAGGTAATATAAAGGGATTGATTGGAATAAATTGTGGGGATTATAAAGTTTGATAAAGTGACACAAGTCTTTGGTGATTTGTGTGTTTTAAGGAATATCACTGTACAACTTACCGAAAAACGAATTGCTATTATTGGTGCGAATGGTTCAGGAAAAAGTACATTTGTTCGTCTTATAAATGGGCTACAATTACCTTCTCATGGTTTTGTAAGTGTTGATGGTCTTGATACAAAGCGTGATGCAAAGGCAGTAAAGCGTAAAGTAGGATTTGTTTTTCAAAATCCTGATAATCAAATTGTTTTGCCGTTAGTGGAAGAAGATTTATCTTTTGGTCTCAAAAATCTAAAACTTAGTAAAGATGAAATTAAAAAGCGTGTAGATGAAATTTTACAACGCTATGAGCTTCAAGCTTTCAGAAATCATGCAGTTCATTTATTAAGTGGTGGACAAAAACAACTCGTTGCCATTTCCAGTGTAGTAGCAATGAAACCAGATTATATTGTTTTTGATGAGCCGACAACGTTACTTGATTTGCGAAACAAGCGCCGCATTACACAAGTTATAGAAGAATTATCACAAACGGCGATTGTTGTATCGCATGATTTGGAATTTCTCAGAAATTTTGATAGAGTTTTAGTTTTTGATAAAGGGGAAATAGTTGTTGATGATATACCTTTTGTTGCGATCAAAGAATATATAGGAAAAATGTCGTGATCAGTTTATATCTTCCTCAAGATACGTTTGTTCATAAGCTTAGACCAGGAGTTAAGTTATTATTCCTTACTGTATGCGCAACCATTCTATTTATGGTGTCATCTATACCTATTCTTTTAATCTTTTTATTGTTTGTAGCTTTACTTTATAGAGTTGCTAAGATTCCTTTTAGCAATGTGTTAAAGCAGCTTAAAGCAATGAGCTTATTTTTAATTCTTATATTTGTTTTTCAAATTATTTTTAAAAATTGGCTTACAGGTTTTGAGATTATATTGCGTTTTACTTCTCTTGTTTTTTTCGCATCACTTGTTTCATTAACGACTAAAGTTTCAGATATGGTCAGTACAATTGAAACATGGCTTCAACCATTTCGCCACGTTGGTATAAATTCATCAAAATTTAGTATGGTTTTATCTATGGCAATTAGGTTTATACCAGTTGTTGGTAAAAAGCTTAATGAGGTGAATGAAGCTCAGCGTGCACGTGGGCTTGATACCAATATTTTTGCTCTTGCAA
This window encodes:
- a CDS encoding amino acid permease, with the protein product MLNDANNELKRDLQNRHIQMIALGGVIGTGLFYGSTEAIQLAGPSAILAYLFGGLIMYFIMRMLGEMSAEEPSSGAFSFFAYKYWGRLAGFITGWNYWFLYILVNMTELTVIGFYLDHWVSIDHWKSSFTVLLFVTLINLFNVRFYGEFEFCCALIKVAAVISMIILGIFLIITGVGESPASVHYLWDHGGFFPYGAIGVVLATSVVMFAFGGTELIGIAAGEAANPQKTIPAAIRQVMWRIIIFYIGSISVIMIISPWNIIGKNGSPFVTIFETIGIPAPGHILNFVVIMAAISVYNSGIYSNGRMLYSLAIQKNAPHIFSKLSTAHVPYVAILFSSFCTAIIVVVNTLIPDNSFMRIMALATAAAVITWAIIIIVHLKFRKAHRNRKKDFIYAFGLYPYANYLCLCFLALLFFIMFVSGFGNNGLMGRLFEMIGIRISFFETYISVQMPDMSLAVIIIPLWCLFLFLGYKLKR
- a CDS encoding energy-coupling factor ABC transporter ATP-binding protein is translated as MGIIKFDKVTQVFGDLCVLRNITVQLTEKRIAIIGANGSGKSTFVRLINGLQLPSHGFVSVDGLDTKRDAKAVKRKVGFVFQNPDNQIVLPLVEEDLSFGLKNLKLSKDEIKKRVDEILQRYELQAFRNHAVHLLSGGQKQLVAISSVVAMKPDYIVFDEPTTLLDLRNKRRITQVIEELSQTAIVVSHDLEFLRNFDRVLVFDKGEIVVDDIPFVAIKEYIGKMS
- a CDS encoding energy-coupling factor transporter transmembrane component T family protein, translating into MISLYLPQDTFVHKLRPGVKLLFLTVCATILFMVSSIPILLIFLLFVALLYRVAKIPFSNVLKQLKAMSLFLILIFVFQIIFKNWLTGFEIILRFTSLVFFASLVSLTTKVSDMVSTIETWLQPFRHVGINSSKFSMVLSMAIRFIPVVGKKLNEVNEAQRARGLDTNIFALAMPLIIRTIRMASEVAEALDARSYDCNADNSISDDNITVQRKGIIP